One window from the genome of Macaca fascicularis isolate 582-1 chromosome 7, T2T-MFA8v1.1 encodes:
- the GCNT3 gene encoding beta-1,3-galactosyl-O-glycosyl-glycoprotein beta-1,6-N-acetylglucosaminyltransferase 3, translated as MVQWKRLCRQHHLWALGCYMLLAIVALKLSLRLKCDSDHLGLESREFQSQYCRNILYNSLKLPAKRSINCSGITRGDPEAVFQAILNNLEVKKKREPFTDTHYLSLTRDCERFKAERKFIQFPLSKEEVEFPIAYSMVIHEKIENFERLLRAVYAPQNIYCIHVDEKSPETFKEAVKAIISCFPNVFIASKLVRVIYASWSRVQADLNCMEDLLQSSVPWKYFLNTCGTDFPLKSNAEMVQALKMLNGRNSMETEVPPKHKQTRWEYHFEVVGDTLHLTNKKKDPPPYNLTMFTGNAYIVASRDFVQHVLKNPKSQQLIEWVKDTYSPDEHLWATLQRARWMPGSVPNHPKYDISDMTSIARLVKWQDHEGDIDKGAPYAPCSGIHQRAVCVYGAGDLHWMLQNHHLLANKFDPKVDDNALQCLEEYLRYKAIYGTEL; from the coding sequence ATGGTTCAATGGAAGAGACTCTGCCGGCAGCATCACTTGTGGGCCCTGGGCTGCTATATGCTGCTGGCCATTGTGGCTCTGAAACTTTCTTTAAGGTTGAAGTGTGACTCTGACCACTTGGGTCTGGAGTCCAGGGAATTTCAAAGCCAGTACTGTAGGAATATCTTGTATAATTCCCTGAAACTGCCAGCAAAGAGGTCTATCAACTGTTCAGGGATCACCCGAGGGGACCCAGAAGCCGTGTTTCAGGCTATTCTGAATAACCTGGAGGTCAAGAAGAAGCGGGAGCCTTTTACAGACACCCACTATCTCTCCCTCACCAGAGACTGTGAACGCTTCAAGGCGGAAAGGAAGTTCATACAGTTCCCACTGAGCAAAGAAGAGGTGGAGTTCCCTATTGCGTACTCGATGGTGATTCATGAGAAGATTGAAAACTTTGAAAGGCTACTGCGAGCTGTGTATGCCCCTCAGAACATATACTGCATCCACGTGGATGAGAAGTCCCCAGAAACTTTCAAAGAGGCAGTCAAAGCAATTATTTCATGCTTCCCAAATGTCTTCATAGCCAGTAAGCTGGTTCGGGTGATTTACGCCTCCTGGTCCAGGGTGCAAGCTGACCTCAACTGCATGGAAGACTTGCTCCAGAGCTCAGTGCCATGGAAATACTTCCTGAATACATGCGGGACGGACTTTCCTCTAAAGAGCAATGCCGAGATGGTCCAGGCTCTCAAGATGTTGAATGGGAGGAATAGCATGGAGACAGAGGTACCTCCCAAGCACAAACAAACCCGCTGGGAATATCACTTTGAGGTAGTGGGGGACACATTACACCTAACCAACAAGAAGAAGGATCCTCCCCCTTATAATTTAACTATGTTTACAGGGAATGCGTATATTGTGGCTTCCCGAGATTTTGTCCAACATGTTTTGAAGAACCCTAAATCCCAACAACTGATTGAATGGGTAAAAGACACCTATAGCCCTGATGAACACCTCTGGGCCACCCTTCAGCGTGCACGGTGGATGCCTGGCTCTGTTCCCAACCACCCCAAGTACGACATCTCAGACATGActtctattgccaggctggtcaAGTGGCAGGATCATGAGGGAGACATCGATAAGGGTGCTCCTTATGCCCCTTGCTCTGGAATCCACCAGCGGGCTGTCTGTGTTTATGGGGCTGGGGACTTGCACTGGATGCTTCAAAACCATCACCTGTTGGCCAACAAGTTTGACCCAAAGGTAGATGATAATGCTCTTCAGTGCTTAGAAGAGTACCTACGTTATAAGGCCATCTATGGGACTGAACTTTGA
- the GTF2A2 gene encoding transcription initiation factor IIA subunit 2, with amino-acid sequence MAYQLYRNTTLGNSLQESLDELIQSQQITPQLALQVLLQFDKAINSALAQRVRNRVNFRGSLNTYRFCDNVWTFVLNDVEFREVTELIKVDKVKIVACDGKNTGSNTTE; translated from the exons ATGGCATATCAGTTATACAGAAAtaccactttgggaaacagtctTCAGGAGAGCCTAGATGAGCTCATACAG TCTCAACAGATCACCCCCCAACTTGCCCTTCAAGTTCTACTTCAGTTTGATAAGGCTATAAATTCAGCATTGGCTCAGAGGGTCAGGAACAGAGTCAATTTCAGG ggcTCTCTAAATACGTACAGATTCTGCGATAATGTGTGGACTTTTGTATTGAATGATGTTGAATTCAGAGAGGTGACAGAACTTATTAAAGTGGATAAAGTGAAAATTGTAGCCTGTGATGGTAAAA ATACTGGCTCCAATACTACagaatga